A part of Neovison vison isolate M4711 chromosome 6, ASM_NN_V1, whole genome shotgun sequence genomic DNA contains:
- the GTF2F1 gene encoding general transcription factor IIF subunit 1 isoform X1: protein MAALGPSTQNVTEYVVRVPKNTTKKYNIMAFNAADKVNFATWNQARLERDLSNKKIYQEEEMPESGAGSEFNRKLREEARRKKYGIVLKEFRPEDQPWLLRVNGKSGRKFKGIKKGGVTENTSYYIFTQCPDGAFEAFPVHNWYNFTPLARHRTLTAEEAEEEWERRNKVLNHFSIMQQRRLKDQDQDEEDEEKEKRSRKKASELRIHDLEDDLEMSSDDSEASGEEGGRASKAKKKAPPAKGGKKKKKKKGSDDEAFEDSDDGDFEGQEVDYMSDGSSSSQDELEGKPKVTQQEEGPKGVDEQSESSEESEEEKPPEEDKEEEEEKKAPTPQEKKRRKADSSDESDSSEESDIDSEASSALFMAKKKTPPKRERRPSGGSSRGDSRPGTPSTEGGSTSSTLRAAASKLEQGKRTNDTPVAKRLRLEPGPQSLSGKSTPQPQSGKSTPSSGDVQVTEDAVRRYLTRKPMTTKDLLKKFQTKKTGLSSEQTVNVLAQILKRLNPERKMISDKMHFSLKE, encoded by the exons AAACACAACTAAAAAATACAACATCATGGCCTTCAACGCAGCTGATAAAGTCAACTTTGCTACCTGGAACCAG GCCCGGCTGGAGCGAGACCTGAGTAACAAGAAGATTTACCAGGAGGAAGAGATGCCCGAGTCCGGCGCGGGCAGCGAGTTCAACCGCAAGCTTCGCGAGGAGGCGAGGAGGAAGAAGTACGGCATCGTCCTCAAGGAGTTCCGGCCCGAGGACCAGCCCTGGCTGCTCCGCGTCAATGGCAAATCGGGCAGAAA GTTCAAGGGCATAAAGAAGGGAGGTGTGACAGAGAACACGTCCTACTACATCTTCACCCAGTGCCCCGACGGGGCCTTCGAGGCCTTCCCGGTGCACAACTGGTACAACTTCACGCCGCTGGCCCGGCACCGCACGCTCACTGCCGAAGAGGccgaggaggagtgggagag gagaAACAAAGTCCTGAACCACTTCAGCATCATGCAGCAGCGGCGGCTCAAGGATCAGGACCAGGACGAGGAAGacgaggagaaggagaagcgcaGCCGCAAGAAAGCCAGTGAGCTGCGCATCCACGACCTGGAGGATGACCTGGAGATGTCGTCTGACGACAGCGAGGCCAGTGGCGAGGAAG GTGGCCGAGCCTCCAAGGCCAAGAAGAAGGCACCCCCCGCCAAGGGgggcaagaagaagaagaagaagaaggggtcCGACGATGAGGCGTTCGAAGACAGCGACGACGGGGACTTCGAGGGCCAGGAGGTGGACTACATGTCCGACGGCTCCAG CAGCTCCCAGGATGAGCTGGAGGGCAAGCCCAAGGTCACGCAGCAGGAGGAGGGCCCCAAGGGCGTGGACGAGCAGAGCGAGAGCAGCGAGGAGAGTGAGGAGGAGAAGCCGCCggaggaggacaaggaggaggaggaggagaagaaggcgCCCACGCCTCAGGAGAAGAAGCGCAGGAAAG CAGACAGCAGCGACGAGTCGGACAGCTCGGAGGAGAGCGACATCGACAGCGAGGCGTCGTCGGCCCTCTTCATGGCG AAGAAGAAGACGCCCCCCAAGAGGGAGCGGAGGCCGTCGGGAGGCAGCTCGCGGGGCGACAGCCGGCCGGGCACACCCAGCACGGAGGGCGGCAGCACGTCGTCAACCCTGCGGGCCGCGGCCAGCAAGCTGGAGCAGG GCAAGCGGACGAACGACACGCCGGTGGCCAAGCGTTTGCGGCTGGAGCCGGGACCCCAGAGCCTGTCGGGGAAGTCGACCCCTCAGCCCCAGTCCGGGAAGTCGACCCCCAGCAGCGG GGACGTGCAGGTGACCGAGGACGCCGTGCGCCGCTACCTGACGCGCAAGCCCATGACCACCAAGGACCTGCTGAAGAAGTTCCAGACGAAGAAGACGGGGCTAAGCAGCGAGCAGACGGTGAACGTGCTCGCCCAGATCCTCAAGCGCCTCAACCCCGAGCGCAAGATGATCAGCGACAAGATGCACTTCTCCCTCAAGGAGTGA
- the GTF2F1 gene encoding general transcription factor IIF subunit 1 isoform X2: MAALGPSTQNVTEYVVRVPKNTTKKYNIMAFNAADKVNFATWNQARLERDLSNKKIYQEEEMPESGAGSEFNRKLREEARRKKYGIVLKEFRPEDQPWLLRVNGKSGRKFKGIKKGGVTENTSYYIFTQCPDGAFEAFPVHNWYNFTPLARHRTLTAEEAEEEWERRNKVLNHFSIMQQRRLKDQDQDEEDEEKEKRSRKKASELRIHDLEDDLEMSSDDSEASGEEGGRASKAKKKAPPAKGGKKKKKKKGSDDEAFEDSDDGDFEGQEVDYMSDGSSSSQDELEGKPKVTQQEEGPKGVDEQSESSEESEEEKPPEEDKEEEEEKKAPTPQEKKRRKDSSDESDSSEESDIDSEASSALFMAKKKTPPKRERRPSGGSSRGDSRPGTPSTEGGSTSSTLRAAASKLEQGKRTNDTPVAKRLRLEPGPQSLSGKSTPQPQSGKSTPSSGDVQVTEDAVRRYLTRKPMTTKDLLKKFQTKKTGLSSEQTVNVLAQILKRLNPERKMISDKMHFSLKE; encoded by the exons AAACACAACTAAAAAATACAACATCATGGCCTTCAACGCAGCTGATAAAGTCAACTTTGCTACCTGGAACCAG GCCCGGCTGGAGCGAGACCTGAGTAACAAGAAGATTTACCAGGAGGAAGAGATGCCCGAGTCCGGCGCGGGCAGCGAGTTCAACCGCAAGCTTCGCGAGGAGGCGAGGAGGAAGAAGTACGGCATCGTCCTCAAGGAGTTCCGGCCCGAGGACCAGCCCTGGCTGCTCCGCGTCAATGGCAAATCGGGCAGAAA GTTCAAGGGCATAAAGAAGGGAGGTGTGACAGAGAACACGTCCTACTACATCTTCACCCAGTGCCCCGACGGGGCCTTCGAGGCCTTCCCGGTGCACAACTGGTACAACTTCACGCCGCTGGCCCGGCACCGCACGCTCACTGCCGAAGAGGccgaggaggagtgggagag gagaAACAAAGTCCTGAACCACTTCAGCATCATGCAGCAGCGGCGGCTCAAGGATCAGGACCAGGACGAGGAAGacgaggagaaggagaagcgcaGCCGCAAGAAAGCCAGTGAGCTGCGCATCCACGACCTGGAGGATGACCTGGAGATGTCGTCTGACGACAGCGAGGCCAGTGGCGAGGAAG GTGGCCGAGCCTCCAAGGCCAAGAAGAAGGCACCCCCCGCCAAGGGgggcaagaagaagaagaagaagaaggggtcCGACGATGAGGCGTTCGAAGACAGCGACGACGGGGACTTCGAGGGCCAGGAGGTGGACTACATGTCCGACGGCTCCAG CAGCTCCCAGGATGAGCTGGAGGGCAAGCCCAAGGTCACGCAGCAGGAGGAGGGCCCCAAGGGCGTGGACGAGCAGAGCGAGAGCAGCGAGGAGAGTGAGGAGGAGAAGCCGCCggaggaggacaaggaggaggaggaggagaagaaggcgCCCACGCCTCAGGAGAAGAAGCGCAGGAAAG ACAGCAGCGACGAGTCGGACAGCTCGGAGGAGAGCGACATCGACAGCGAGGCGTCGTCGGCCCTCTTCATGGCG AAGAAGAAGACGCCCCCCAAGAGGGAGCGGAGGCCGTCGGGAGGCAGCTCGCGGGGCGACAGCCGGCCGGGCACACCCAGCACGGAGGGCGGCAGCACGTCGTCAACCCTGCGGGCCGCGGCCAGCAAGCTGGAGCAGG GCAAGCGGACGAACGACACGCCGGTGGCCAAGCGTTTGCGGCTGGAGCCGGGACCCCAGAGCCTGTCGGGGAAGTCGACCCCTCAGCCCCAGTCCGGGAAGTCGACCCCCAGCAGCGG GGACGTGCAGGTGACCGAGGACGCCGTGCGCCGCTACCTGACGCGCAAGCCCATGACCACCAAGGACCTGCTGAAGAAGTTCCAGACGAAGAAGACGGGGCTAAGCAGCGAGCAGACGGTGAACGTGCTCGCCCAGATCCTCAAGCGCCTCAACCCCGAGCGCAAGATGATCAGCGACAAGATGCACTTCTCCCTCAAGGAGTGA
- the PSPN gene encoding persephin — translation MGTGRVLLCSLLILSLRLGLTGGPGAWGAPVAEEELQGTPRLQLGARPRRALATPCQLWSLSLPVAELGLGYVSEETVVFRYCAGSCPRDARTQHGLTLAHLRGQGRAHGGPCCRPTRYTDVAFLDDHHRWQWLPQLSAAACSCGA, via the exons ATGGGCACAGGACGCgtcctgctctgctctctgctgaTCCTGTCCCTGCGGCTGGGCCTCACTGGGGGCCCTGGTGCTTGGGGGGCTCCAGTAGCAGAGGAAGAGCTCCAAGGGACCCCAAGGCTGCAGCTGG GGGCCCGCCCGCGCCGAGCCCTGGCCACCCCGTGCCAGCTGTGGAGCCTGTCCCTACCCGTGGCCGAGCTGGGTCTGGGCTACGTGTCGGAGGAGACGGTCGTCTTCCGCTACTGTGCAGGCAGCTGCCCCCGTGATGCGCGCACCCAGCATGGCCTGACGCTGGCCCACCTGCGGGGCCAGGGCCGAGCCCACGGTGGGCCCTGCTGCCGGCCCACCCGCTACACTGATGTGGCCTTTCTTGACGACCATCACCGCTggcagtggctgccccagctctCGGCAGCCGCCTGCAGCTGTGGTGCCTAA
- the ALKBH7 gene encoding alpha-ketoglutarate-dependent dioxygenase alkB homolog 7, mitochondrial produces the protein MAGSGRLALGTLQVPGWVRGSSPAVLSRLRDAAVVRPGFLSAAEEETLSRELEPELRRRRYEYDHWDAAIHGFRETEKSRWSEASRAILQRVQAAAFSPGQTLLSPVHVLDLEPRGYIKPHVDSIKFCGATIAGLSLLSPSVMRLVHTQEPGEWLELLLEPGSLYVLRGSARYDFSHEILRDEESFFGARRVPRGRRISVICRSLPEGMGPEEPGQPPPAC, from the exons ATGGCCGGGAGTGGGCGGCTGGCGCTGGGGACGCTGCAGGTACCCGGCTGGGTGCGAGGATCGAGCCCAGCCGTACTGAGCCGCCTTCGGGACGCGGCCGTGGTGCGTCCGGGTTTCCTAAGCGCGGCCGAGGAGGAGACGCTGAGCCGTGAGCTGGAGCCCGAGCTGCGCCGCCGCCGCTACGAATACGATCACTGGGACGCG GCCATCCACGGTTTCCGAGAGACAGAAAAGTCACGCTGGTCCGAGGCAAGCCGGGCCATCCTACAGCGCGTGCAAGCAGCCGCCTTTAGCCCTGGCCAGACCCTGCTGTCCCCAGTGCATGTGCTGGACCTGGAACCTCGGGGCTACATCAAGCCGCACGTGGACAGCATCAAG TTCTGTGGAGCCACCATCGCTGGTCTGTCCCTACTATCTCCCAGCGTCATGCGGCTGGTGCACACCCAGGAGCCAGGGGAGTGGCTGGAACTCTTGCTGGAGCCAGGCTCACTCTACGTCCTTAG GGGCTCAGCCCGTTATGACTTCTCCCATGAGATTCTTCGGGATGAAGAGTCCTTTTTTGGGGCGCGTCGGGTTCCCCGGGGCCGACGCATCTCTGTGATCTGCCGCTCCCTCCCTGAAGGGATGGGACCAGAGGAGCCGGGGCAGCCGCCCCCAGCCTGCTGA
- the LOC122909826 gene encoding ATP-dependent Clp protease proteolytic subunit, mitochondrial translates to MWPGILVGGARVAAGRFPVLGPRLAARFSPRRTPKTGLALQRSLHATAARALPLIPIVVEQTGRGERAYDIYSRLLRERIVCVMGPIDDSVASLVIAQLLFLQSESNKKPIHMYINSPGGMVTSGLAIYDTMQYILNPICTWCVGQAASMGSLLLAAGTPGMRHSLPNSRIMIHQPSGGARGQATDIAIQAEEIMKLKKQLYGIYAKHTKQSLQVIESAMERDRYMSPMEAQEFGILDKVLVHPPQDGEDEPELVQKEPVGAATTAEPTPASI, encoded by the exons ATGTGGCCCGGAATATTGGTTGGGGGGGCCCGGGTGGCGGCAGGTAGGTTCCCCGTGCTGGGGCCTCGCCTCGCCGCCCGGTTCTCCCCGCGGCGGACGCCCAAGACCGGCCTGGCCCTGCAGCGGAGCCTGCACGCGACGGCGGCCCGGGCTCTCCCGCTCATTCCCATCGTGGTGGAGCAGACG GGTCGCGGCGAGCGCGCCTATGACATCTACTCGCGGCTGTTGCGGGAGCGTATCGTGTGTGTCATGGGTCCA ATCGACGACAGCGTCGCCAGCCTGGTTATTGCGCAGCTGCTGTTCCTGCAGTCGGAGAGCAACAAGAAGCCCATCCACATGTACATCAACAGTCCTG GCGGCATGGTGACATCGGGCCTGGCCATCTACGACACGATGCAGTACATCCTGAACCCCATCTGCAcgtggtgtgtgggccaggccgccagcatgggctccctgcttctggcTGCCGGCACCCCGGGCATGCGCCACTCGCTCCCCAACTCCCGCATCATGATCCACCAGCCCTCCGGGGGTGCCCGG GGCCAAGCCACAGACATCGCCATCCAGGCAGAGGAGATCATGAAACTCAAGAAGCAGCTCTACGGCATCTACGCCAAGCACACCAAACAGAGCCTGCAGGTGATTG AGTCGGCCATGGAGAGGGACCGCTACATGAGCCCCATGGAGGCCCAGGAGTTTGGCATCTTGGACAAGGTTCTGGTCCACCCTCCCCAGGACGGTGAGGATGAGCCCGAGCTGGTGCAGAAGGAGCCTGTGGGGGCGGCAACGACAGCAGAGCCCACccctgccagcatctga